GTCTCCTTCCGGGAAAGAAGCGCTCAACCTTTATGCGGATGTCCTTGCCGCGCGCTTCCCCGGGGAATCTCAGATGCAATTCGAAGCGGCATCCGCCAGGGCTTTCGAGAATCAATCCGCCGGAGAAGCCTAGCACTCCTCCGGATTGTCATCCAGCTCCTCGATCGCTTGCTTGAACGCTTCTACCGCTTCATCGTTCGCATTGCCGGTGGATGGGCGAAAGGCCGTATCGGACTTTGGATTTTGTTCCTTCCTATTGATATTGGATTGTTCTTGCATGGCAGCCTCCTTTTATTCATTCTAACTATGGAGTTCTGTCCGAGTTGTTTGGAGTATTTATTCAAGATCAAATCATGTTCCGGGTTTTAACAGCGGTGGTAGTATCCCTTTTTCGGAATACCATTTAATTTTGAAAAAAGAATATACTCTCTGGTCGCGTAGACAGACTCCTTTACCCATTATTATCCGCTTCCATCAGGGTCTTATGCATCCAGATGGCCGCCTGCGAGCCTTCCCCCATCGCAATTGCCAACTGTTCGGAATGCACCCCGATATCCCCTGCGGCCCATACGTGGCGAACGCTCGTCATTTTGGTGCGGGGGTCGGTAACGATATGACGATTCTCCAACCGTTCGATCCCGAGCTGTTCCGCCAATTCCGTTTTTACCCGATTTCCCCCGAAGGCGATAAATCCTTTCGATACTTTTACCGCCGCCCCTCCGGATAAACGAATTCCCTGCAGATTGCCTTCTCCGTCCGAATCAATCCCGGCGATCTCCTGCCGGATCACCTGAATGTTTCTCTCGCTCAATTGATCGATCAAGTCCCCGTCAATGGACTTTTGCCCGTGGTTGATATAAATCAAGTCATCTGTCCAGTAATACAGAGTTAAGGCCATTTTCGCCCCGGTATTGCCCGATCCCAGAACGGCCGTTTTTTGACCCCTGATTTCATAGCCGTCGCAATCCGGACAAACATAGATGGATTGACCCAAACAAGTAACCAATCCCGGCAGGGGAGGAAAGCTGTCCATAATCCCCGTGGCCAGCAGCAAAAGCCGTCCCCAGTAACGGACATCCGGATCCCGTTTCAACTCAATCGCAAATCCCCCGCCGTCACGCTTGATCCCGACCACTTCGTCTTCAATAAAACGGACACCCAGCCGTTCAGCCTGACTTCGGCCGATCCGCCGTAAATCGGGACCGGATACTCCCTCCGGCCATCCAAGTAAGTTATGGTAGCTTCGGCACAAAGTGGAACGGCCGGATGCGGAATCGACGACCAGAACATTATGTTTGTAACGGCCCAATTGGATTGCCGCCTGTAATCCGGCAATCCCGCCTCCGACAATTAGGCAGTCCACCATCATGCTTCAACCTCCCGATGACCTGCATGCGCTTAGCATGCCCTGCAAACGGACTTTCCTTTCTATCGGCCCAAACCAATTTTCCTTCATCACGGATATTGCCGCACAAACGAATTTTTTGCGCTAAACGCATCCATCGAGGCCGCCAGAGCTGAAGAACAGGGGAAGGGATTTGGCATCTTGGCCAATGAAGTCAAACAAATTAGCGGAGCAATCCGCAGAAGCTTGCTAAGGCATTAACAAAATTGTCAAGAACTTTTCCGTTTGCTTTTTCTGGGCAGTTGGGTATAATTTAATAAGAGAATTTGGAGGTGGGTAGCATGTCGGTCACTTTTTATTTGGTTATGACGGTTTTGTTACTGTTTTTAGGTTCCATCTTTACGGCAGCTTACAACGACGATAAAACAAAAGGCTTGTAAAAAAACCTCTATCGAGGCCAATTCAAGGATGAGCGACCGCTTCAAGAGGTGGTTTTTTTCCATTAAGAATTTGCTTTTTCAAAAGCCCCGAAACTTATAAATTCTTATGTGGTAAGATAAACTTCCGCGAAAAGCCAAAACCATGCCGTCTCGGGCATGGTTTTTTTGTCAGCTGATTGTAATTTTAATTTAGATCAGGAGGATCTGAGCTGTCTCATATCTTCCATGCATGGTGAACAGATATGACGGTTTTTAAACTCGACCACGGAGTCCATTGATGAACAGAATACGCATTTCGGCTTGTACCTCTCCAAAATGATATGATCTCCCTGAACCAAAATTTCTACAGGATCCCCTTCATTCATCTGATATCTTCTTCTTAAAGACTTCGGCAATACAATTCGCCCCAATTGATCCACTTTGCGAACTACCCCAACCGGTTTCAACGATTTCACCTCTCTGTCTGCTGCGTTTTCTGTATGAAATCAAGCATATATTTAAATAATTCGATGGTTTAAATAAAAAACCCTTCTCTATCCGTTAATTTTATTTTTTCAACAGCGTCTGCTTCCGCAGCTCACGGCAGTTGCAGCCGGACTGATCCTGATCGATCTCCCGGAGCGCGTCCAGCAGGATATTGCCGATGGTGCTTGATTCCTGATAAAAAATGTCGGCCAGCTCCCGATGCTCCCAATCCTTGATGATCCCTTCCGCGTAATTGACCACCATATAAATCCCCGCATAGCACGCTCCAATCTCGCGGGCTAAGTACACTTCCGGGCAAATGCTTTGGCCCACGATATCGCCATGCCACTGCCGGAACATCTGGATCTCTGCCGGACTTTCAAAATGGCGCCCGTCCGTATTGACATAAATCCCCCTGTTATACACATGCCGCGGGTGATCCTGATTGCGTTCCACTCTCTTGCGCGCCGCTTCAGTCAGCGCCTTGGATTGCGTCGGGCAAATGGCCTCCCTCATCACCAGCAGATAGGGACCGCCGAGACCGACATCCTTGCGCATGGAATTATCGATGTAATCATTGGGGATGACCAGATCCCGCAGCTCCAGAAGATGGTTGATGCTTCCGACGCCGCCTTCCACGAAAATCTTCTTCACTCCGGCCTGCTGCAGAACCCAGAACAGCTGCTGCGAAGCCGTTCCGCGGGTAACCTCATTCGGTCTCCAGCCATGCATTCTGCAATGAAGGACATTTTTGCCGTCATATTCAAACCATTTGAATTCGGGACTCTTTCCGAAGGGGGTATCGAATATCATGCCGCTTTCCCGAACATGAACTCCAGGACGGTTCAAATCCTCGGGAAATTCGATGGAAAACACGCTCGAACCGCCGATAATGGCAAAATCAAGCTGGGGTATCGCTTTTTTGTCCATACTGTTCCTTCCTTTCGCTAACATGGATCGGTTTGTCGGTTTGTCCGAAGCTGGATCGGTTTGTCCGACAGATCACTTCAGCCATGCAAAATCGACCTGTCTTAAAGCTTCATAGAGCACAACGGCCGCTGAATTCGACAAATTCAGGGAACGTACCGCATCCGTCATGGGCATGCGAATCAGCGAGTCGGAATGAGCTTCCAGAATCTCTTTCGGCAATCCGGCGGTTTCCTTCCCGAAAACAAAAAAGTCCTCATCCTGATAGCGGTATTCCGTATAGAACTTATTCGCTTTAGTTGTTGCGAAAAAAAAACGCTTGTCCGGATATCGCGCCTTCAGCTCTCCGAACGAATCGTAATAGGTCAGGTTTACCGCATGCCAATAGTCAAGCCCAGCTCTTTTCAAATACCGGTCATCGGTGGAAAACCCAAGCGGCCGTATCAGATGCAGATGCGTCTTTGTCGCTGCACAAGTTCTCGCAATGTTGCCCGTATTTGCCGGGATTTCGGGCTCAACCAGCACAATGTGAAAAGCCAATCGGCATCACCTCTAATTCAAACAGCGTAAAACCACTCCTGCGCCGGAAATCGTCAGGAGTGGCGTCTTTGTTTGACACAGATTGTCGAAATAATTATCCGTTGCGCTTCTGGAAATCCCCCATGAATTCGGCCAGCGCTTTGCAGCTGTCGTATGGAACCGCATTGTATGTAGAGGCTCTGAGTCCCCCGACACTGCGGTGACCCTTCAGACCGACAAAACCCTGTGCGGACGATTCTTTCACGAATTGCTTTTCCAATTCCTCGTCGTTCAAGCGGAAGGTGACATTCATCTGCGAGCGGTCTTCCGGGTGCGCCACACCGCGATAGAATCCGCCGCTTTGATCGATCATGTCGTAAATGAGCTTGGTCTTTTCACGGTTTCTGCGCTCCATCTCAATCGCACCGCCCTGATCCCTCACCCATTTCAGCACCAGGTTCATCATATAGACGGAATAGACAGGAGGGGTATTGTACAGGGATTGATTGGCCGCATGAGTCGAATAACGGAACATTGTCGGCAGATGCTTCGGTGAGTCCTGAACAAGCTCGTTGCGAACAATCACGACAGTAACCCCGGATGGGCCGAGATTCTTTTGTGCGCCGGCATAGATCAGCGCGAATGAAGAGACATCGATCGGTCTGCTGAGAATGTCGCTGGACATATCGGCCACCAGCGGCACATTGCCGGTATCCGGAAACTGCTGAAACTGAATGCCTCCGATTGTTTCATTCGACGTAATGTGCAGATAAGCCAAATCGGGATGAATGCTGATTTCTTTCAAGGAAGGAATTTTTGCAAAGTTGTCGGCCTCGGAACTGGCGACGATTTGTGCCTCGCCTATCAATTTCGCTTCCTTGTATGCTTTTTCCGCCCAGCTTCCGGTCATCACGTACCCTGCGGTTTTGCCCGGAGGAAGCAGATTCATCGGAATCATCGAAAATTGGGTGCTGGCGCCTCCCTGCAGCAAGAGGACATGATACCCCTCGGGAATGCCCATCAACTCTCTGAACAGCTGCTGCGTCTCGTCGTTGACCTGCTCGTATTCCTTGCTTCGATGGGATACTTCCATCAGGGACATGCCGATTCCCCTGTAGTTTACCAGCTCTTCCCGCGCTTGCTGCAGAACCTCCAAAGGCAACGCCGCCGGTCCGGCATTAAAGTTGTATGCTCTTTTCTCCACTCAGACACACCTTCTCCA
This sequence is a window from Ferviditalea candida. Protein-coding genes within it:
- the trmL gene encoding tRNA (uridine(34)/cytosine(34)/5-carboxymethylaminomethyluridine(34)-2'-O)-methyltransferase TrmL, which codes for MAFHIVLVEPEIPANTGNIARTCAATKTHLHLIRPLGFSTDDRYLKRAGLDYWHAVNLTYYDSFGELKARYPDKRFFFATTKANKFYTEYRYQDEDFFVFGKETAGLPKEILEAHSDSLIRMPMTDAVRSLNLSNSAAVVLYEALRQVDFAWLK
- a CDS encoding MTAP family purine nucleoside phosphorylase, with amino-acid sequence MDKKAIPQLDFAIIGGSSVFSIEFPEDLNRPGVHVRESGMIFDTPFGKSPEFKWFEYDGKNVLHCRMHGWRPNEVTRGTASQQLFWVLQQAGVKKIFVEGGVGSINHLLELRDLVIPNDYIDNSMRKDVGLGGPYLLVMREAICPTQSKALTEAARKRVERNQDHPRHVYNRGIYVNTDGRHFESPAEIQMFRQWHGDIVGQSICPEVYLAREIGACYAGIYMVVNYAEGIIKDWEHRELADIFYQESSTIGNILLDALREIDQDQSGCNCRELRKQTLLKK
- a CDS encoding NAD(P)/FAD-dependent oxidoreductase yields the protein MMVDCLIVGGGIAGLQAAIQLGRYKHNVLVVDSASGRSTLCRSYHNLLGWPEGVSGPDLRRIGRSQAERLGVRFIEDEVVGIKRDGGGFAIELKRDPDVRYWGRLLLLATGIMDSFPPLPGLVTCLGQSIYVCPDCDGYEIRGQKTAVLGSGNTGAKMALTLYYWTDDLIYINHGQKSIDGDLIDQLSERNIQVIRQEIAGIDSDGEGNLQGIRLSGGAAVKVSKGFIAFGGNRVKTELAEQLGIERLENRHIVTDPRTKMTSVRHVWAAGDIGVHSEQLAIAMGEGSQAAIWMHKTLMEADNNG
- the serC gene encoding 3-phosphoserine/phosphohydroxythreonine transaminase; this translates as MEKRAYNFNAGPAALPLEVLQQAREELVNYRGIGMSLMEVSHRSKEYEQVNDETQQLFRELMGIPEGYHVLLLQGGASTQFSMIPMNLLPPGKTAGYVMTGSWAEKAYKEAKLIGEAQIVASSEADNFAKIPSLKEISIHPDLAYLHITSNETIGGIQFQQFPDTGNVPLVADMSSDILSRPIDVSSFALIYAGAQKNLGPSGVTVVIVRNELVQDSPKHLPTMFRYSTHAANQSLYNTPPVYSVYMMNLVLKWVRDQGGAIEMERRNREKTKLIYDMIDQSGGFYRGVAHPEDRSQMNVTFRLNDEELEKQFVKESSAQGFVGLKGHRSVGGLRASTYNAVPYDSCKALAEFMGDFQKRNG
- a CDS encoding AbrB/MazE/SpoVT family DNA-binding domain-containing protein — protein: MKPVGVVRKVDQLGRIVLPKSLRRRYQMNEGDPVEILVQGDHIILERYKPKCVFCSSMDSVVEFKNRHICSPCMEDMRQLRSS